The DNA sequence CTTTCGCCTTGGTCGGGTCGCCAAGCAACGTCTCGACCTCGGTAGGACGGTAATAACGTGGATCAACCTTGACGATCACATCACCCACGTTGCACTTGGCCTTGTCTCCCGTGACATGCACGACCACACCCACTTCTTTTTCGCCTTCACCTTCGAACTTGAGCGTGATGCCCAGCTCAGCTGCCGATCGCTCCACGAACTGCCGCACGCTGTACTGCACGCCAGTGGCGATGACGAAGTCCTCCGGCTGGTTCTGCTGGAGCATCAGCCACTGCATCTCGACATAGTCGCGGGCATGGCCCCAGTCGCGCAGCGCGCTCATGTTGCCCAGGTACAGGCAGTCCTGCAGACCCAGCGCAATGCGAGCCACCGCGCGGGTGATCTTGCGCGTCACGAAAGTCTCGCCACGCAGCGGGCTCTCGTGATTGAACAGCACGCCGTTGCAGGCGTACATGCCGTAGGCCTCACGGTAGTTGACCGTGATCCAGTAGGCATACATCTTCGCCACCGCGTACGGGCTGCGCGGGTAGAAGGGCGTCGTCTCCTTCTGCGGAATCTCTTGCACCAGCCCGTACAACTCCGAGGTCGAGGCCTGGTAGAAACGCGTTTTCTTCGTCAGACCCAGAATGCGGATGGCTTCCAGGATGCGCAGCGTGCCGATGCCGTCTGCGTTCGCCGTGTACTCCGGCGCCTCGAATGACACCGCCACATGGCTCATCGCCGCCAGGTTGTAGATCTCGTCGGGCTGGACCTGCTGGATGATGCGCACCAGGCTGGTGGAGTCGGTCAGGTCCCCGTAGTGGAGCGTGAACTTTCGGCCATCGACGTGTGGGTCCTGATAGAGATGGTCGATCCGGTCGGTGTTGAAGAGGCTGGAGCGGCGCTTGATACCGTGGACCTCGTAGCCCTTTTTGAGGAGCAGTTCGGCCAAATACGCACCATCCTGGCCGGTGACGCCAGTGATCAGGGCCACCTTGCCGGCGGAATTGTTCAGGGTTTTCTGTTCGCTCATGTCGATTCTGTCGTTTGCGGAAAGACAGCAGATTGCTGACGCATCAACTGGCCTGTCCACGGAAAAACGGGGCAGCCTTGTAGGCCATGCGGATGCCGTCGCGCAGCGTGGTCTTCGCTGTCCAGCCGAGTCCGGCCAGCCGGCTGACATCCAGCAGCTTGCGCGGCGTGCCATCGGGCTTGCTGTCGTCGAACACGATCCGACCACCGAAACCGACGACCTGCATCACTGTCTCGGCGAGCTCCCGGATCGTCACATCGGTGCCAGTGCCCATGTTCACCAGCGGGCCATCGTAGCCCCGCTCCATCAGGTGCACACACGCATCGGCCAGATCGTCCACGTACAGGAACTCGCGCATCGGCCGGCCGGTGCCCCACACCACGTACTCCGCGTCACCGCGCAGCTTCGCCTCGTGGGCCTTCCTCAGCAGCGCCGGCAGCACATGGCTGTTGGCCAGATCGTAGTTGTCGTTCGGGCCGTACAGGTTGGTCGGCATCACGCTGACGTACTGGCGGCCGTGCTGGCGGTTGTAGCTCTCGGCCAGCTTGATGCCGGCGATCTTGGCGATCGCGTAGGGCTCGTTGGTCGGCTCCAGCGGACCAGTCAGCAGGTAGTCCTCGCGAATCGGCTGCGGACAGTCGCGAGGGTAGATGCAGCTGGAGCCGAGGAACATCAGCCGCTGCACGCCCGCCAGGTGCGCACCGTGGATCAGGTTCGCCTCGATCATCAGGTTCTGGTAGATGAAGTCGGCGCGGTAGGTATTGTTGGCCTGAATACCACCGACACGGGCTGCGGCAATGAAGATGTAGTCAGGCTTCTGCTCGGCCAGGAAAGCCTGCACCGCGTGCTGGTCGAGCAAGTCGAGCTCGCTGCGGCTGCGGGTGATCACGTTCGTGTAACCGCTCGCCTGCAGTCTGCGCAGCAGCGCACTGCCGACCATGCCGCGGTGGCCGCTGACGAAGATCGGAGCGCCGAGAGGAAGAACGGAAGATGTCTGCATAGGGAAATGGTTCGAGACAGGGTGTCAGACCGGACGCCGAGCACGCAACCCGGTCACCACAGCCCAGACCGACAGCAGCATGCCCGCGAGCACGGCGGCACCCAGCGCGTACATCGCGCGCTTGGGCTTGCTTTTGCGATC is a window from the Sphaerotilus montanus genome containing:
- a CDS encoding GDP-L-fucose synthase family protein produces the protein MQTSSVLPLGAPIFVSGHRGMVGSALLRRLQASGYTNVITRSRSELDLLDQHAVQAFLAEQKPDYIFIAAARVGGIQANNTYRADFIYQNLMIEANLIHGAHLAGVQRLMFLGSSCIYPRDCPQPIREDYLLTGPLEPTNEPYAIAKIAGIKLAESYNRQHGRQYVSVMPTNLYGPNDNYDLANSHVLPALLRKAHEAKLRGDAEYVVWGTGRPMREFLYVDDLADACVHLMERGYDGPLVNMGTGTDVTIRELAETVMQVVGFGGRIVFDDSKPDGTPRKLLDVSRLAGLGWTAKTTLRDGIRMAYKAAPFFRGQAS
- the gmd gene encoding GDP-mannose 4,6-dehydratase encodes the protein MSEQKTLNNSAGKVALITGVTGQDGAYLAELLLKKGYEVHGIKRRSSLFNTDRIDHLYQDPHVDGRKFTLHYGDLTDSTSLVRIIQQVQPDEIYNLAAMSHVAVSFEAPEYTANADGIGTLRILEAIRILGLTKKTRFYQASTSELYGLVQEIPQKETTPFYPRSPYAVAKMYAYWITVNYREAYGMYACNGVLFNHESPLRGETFVTRKITRAVARIALGLQDCLYLGNMSALRDWGHARDYVEMQWLMLQQNQPEDFVIATGVQYSVRQFVERSAAELGITLKFEGEGEKEVGVVVHVTGDKAKCNVGDVIVKVDPRYYRPTEVETLLGDPTKAKEKLGWVPTTSFDELVREMIEADYTTARKDSLVRMAGFQAFDHNE